A stretch of the Acidilobus sp. 7A genome encodes the following:
- a CDS encoding NAD(+)/NADH kinase — protein sequence MQQGTAVGIVVRPSSEVAEALAKRTLDVIKELGARPLVEVESARSYPEVFKGIETFNIERDPPSKVIVIGGDGTLLRAAIRAGTHDVVFLAVRAGKRGFMLDVDETTLSSRLKDFISDSYELVLHQRVKASLNGEELPCAVNDVVLFTSEGSMVRLDVYQVEGGNRERIMGIDGDGLILSTTTGSTAYSLNAGGPIVDPRLDVIVLTPLNPVQLFLRPVVMSRNSVIKVLMRRDSGPAYLVLDGQIKYNVRSGDEVEVYPCEVPLKVARFKWWSNYYERLFARLLSYW from the coding sequence TTGCAGCAGGGGACCGCGGTAGGCATAGTTGTGAGGCCTTCAAGCGAGGTCGCCGAGGCCCTAGCGAAGAGGACCCTAGACGTCATAAAAGAGCTTGGGGCCAGGCCCCTTGTCGAGGTTGAAAGCGCGAGGAGTTATCCTGAAGTCTTCAAGGGGATTGAGACTTTTAACATAGAGAGGGACCCGCCGAGTAAGGTCATTGTAATTGGCGGCGACGGAACACTCCTGAGAGCAGCTATAAGGGCTGGGACTCATGACGTGGTGTTCCTTGCGGTTAGGGCCGGCAAGAGGGGCTTCATGCTCGACGTTGACGAGACCACGCTCAGCAGTAGGCTTAAGGACTTCATTAGTGACAGCTATGAGCTTGTTCTGCACCAGAGAGTTAAGGCTTCGCTTAACGGCGAGGAGCTCCCGTGCGCTGTGAACGATGTTGTGCTGTTCACATCAGAGGGCTCAATGGTGAGGCTCGACGTGTACCAGGTGGAGGGGGGCAATAGGGAGAGAATCATGGGCATTGATGGTGATGGGCTGATCCTATCAACTACTACAGGCTCTACAGCCTACAGCCTAAATGCAGGGGGGCCTATAGTGGATCCAAGGCTTGACGTTATAGTGCTGACCCCTCTTAACCCTGTGCAGCTCTTCCTGAGACCTGTAGTTATGTCAAGGAACAGCGTCATAAAGGTCCTCATGAGGCGCGACAGTGGGCCAGCGTACCTAGTGCTTGACGGTCAGATTAAGTATAACGTGAGGTCCGGCGATGAGGTAGAAGTTTACCCATGTGAAGTCCCCTTGAAGGTGGCTAGGTTTAAGTGGTGGTCAAACTACTATGAGAGGCTCTTCGCCCGCCTGCTCAGCTACTGGTAG
- a CDS encoding Holliday junction resolvase-like protein: MASPLTEYLVAAVIVAELLAIVIQSVRLYLAKRSLSTIESNLERLAEAKAKEIMAAEVERVREDAARRSSAVTAGKIYEQLAPMLPGFRFNPKEVRFLGSPIDFVVFDGIEEGHQVTVRFVELKSGSSKLTDRERAVKEAVESCKVSFEVISAEELMGC, from the coding sequence TTGGCCAGCCCTTTAACAGAATACCTCGTCGCTGCGGTGATAGTTGCCGAGCTTTTAGCAATTGTTATACAGAGCGTAAGGCTATACTTAGCAAAGAGGTCGCTCAGCACGATAGAGTCTAACTTAGAGAGGTTGGCCGAAGCCAAGGCAAAGGAGATAATGGCCGCCGAGGTGGAGAGGGTGAGGGAGGACGCAGCGCGCAGAAGCTCTGCTGTCACCGCAGGTAAGATTTACGAGCAGCTGGCGCCCATGCTGCCCGGCTTCCGGTTTAACCCAAAGGAGGTCAGGTTCCTCGGCAGCCCCATAGACTTCGTCGTATTTGATGGCATCGAGGAGGGCCATCAGGTCACTGTCAGGTTTGTCGAGCTCAAGAGTGGCAGCTCGAAGCTCACTGACAGGGAGAGAGCCGTTAAGGAGGCTGTTGAGAGCTGCAAGGTCTCCTTTGAAGTGATTAGCGCCGAGGAACTTATGGGATGCTAG
- a CDS encoding RNA-guided endonuclease TnpB family protein, giving the protein MRRYRDALNYSVRTLIASKALSLTKAHRLLYKDLKERYGLPSKIAQGCYREAITIAKSWLKNPRRGAVPTAKRLSVWLTHGQGYRVKGDRVELIGGYRLRVIGWDRRYDNFPNREARLVFRDGRFDLYVTKRAPRPAKYAPKGVLAVDVNERRIVVGNSSVEQRIETPIERALRYRRLAERLEEKYSSPKYRTWLRRSGIRRSRRSGIRRRLGYFHRKARNIIEDWARKTAHRIISLAKQGQLAVAREDLTGLVESLRELPKEHRTALIALGYRRLGFWLDWQAEKNGVPLFVVDPADTSSTCPRCGTKLVEVGHRRLRCPRCGLEADRDTVAVLNIERRALGKMGGSLATPTAPQMTDVSPNRWGEPSAL; this is encoded by the coding sequence CTGAGAAGGTACAGGGATGCACTAAACTACTCGGTAAGGACGCTGATAGCCAGTAAGGCCCTGAGCCTCACTAAGGCCCACAGGCTCCTGTACAAAGATCTAAAGGAAAGATATGGCCTGCCATCCAAGATTGCCCAGGGCTGCTACAGGGAGGCCATCACCATAGCCAAGTCGTGGCTTAAGAACCCGAGAAGGGGCGCTGTGCCAACAGCTAAGCGCCTGAGCGTGTGGCTGACGCACGGACAGGGCTACAGGGTCAAAGGCGACCGCGTGGAGCTGATAGGAGGCTACAGGCTCAGAGTAATCGGATGGGACAGGAGGTACGATAACTTCCCTAATAGGGAGGCCAGGCTGGTGTTCAGGGACGGCAGGTTTGACCTTTATGTGACCAAGCGGGCGCCAAGGCCAGCAAAGTACGCCCCTAAGGGCGTGCTTGCCGTTGACGTGAACGAGAGGCGGATTGTCGTAGGTAACTCAAGCGTTGAGCAGAGAATCGAGACGCCCATTGAGAGGGCCCTACGCTACAGGAGGCTTGCTGAAAGGCTTGAGGAGAAGTACTCCTCGCCAAAGTACAGGACCTGGCTCAGGAGGAGTGGTATAAGGAGGAGCAGGAGGAGTGGTATAAGGAGGAGGCTAGGATACTTCCACAGGAAGGCCAGGAATATCATAGAGGACTGGGCCAGGAAGACTGCTCATAGGATTATATCATTGGCAAAGCAGGGCCAGCTGGCTGTCGCCAGGGAGGACCTCACAGGGCTGGTGGAGAGCCTCAGGGAACTCCCGAAGGAACATAGGACCGCCCTAATTGCGCTCGGCTACAGGAGGCTGGGGTTCTGGCTTGACTGGCAGGCTGAAAAGAACGGAGTACCATTATTTGTTGTTGACCCCGCTGACACGTCCTCTACATGCCCAAGGTGCGGTACTAAGCTAGTAGAAGTAGGGCACCGCAGGCTCAGGTGCCCAAGGTGCGGCCTTGAGGCCGACAGGGACACGGTAGCTGTGCTTAACATTGAGAGGAGGGCGCTTGGCAAGATGGGGGGATCTCTGGCCACCCCGACTGCCCCTCAAATGACAGATGTAAGCCCGAACAGATGGGGGGAACCCTCCGCCCTTTAG
- a CDS encoding tRNA (N(6)-L-threonylcarbamoyladenosine(37)-C(2))-methylthiotransferase codes for MLKLPKYYIETYGCALSEFDSAIMRSLLRDAGYEEVKSPAEADVVIVNTCSVRLDTEEKIVKRLVELSPLVEGKKLIVSGCLSKSRPSLVMRVAPTASMLSPQNVTKVVDVLKADKQLYLLDGERDVSVLPTPPIRDGVATIMISEGCLENCSFCETKIARRTLKSYSPRAIVDLVRELVKRGAREIRLTGQDAAAYGLDLPGRPRLPELIGDILDRVPGDYRLRIGMMTPNQAMDLIDDLLEVYRDERVFKFFHIPVQSGDDRVLKIMNRRYTVSEFKELHRKVKSRYPSSLFATDIIVGHPGEDEEAFMNSVALVNELKFERVYLAQYSIRPRTASASMPQIPEPVKKERSLRIQEVIRSVGLEIYGKYVGGIYRGLLASRSFRDGYYTVRLDNYFPVTVPATDARSFGDYVNVKVSEATYFDLRGFIVS; via the coding sequence GTGTTAAAGCTGCCGAAGTATTATATAGAGACTTACGGCTGCGCGCTCTCAGAGTTCGACAGCGCGATAATGCGTAGCCTCCTCAGGGATGCGGGCTACGAGGAGGTCAAGAGCCCTGCCGAGGCAGATGTAGTAATAGTAAACACCTGTTCCGTGAGGCTTGACACTGAGGAGAAGATAGTCAAGAGGCTCGTTGAGCTGAGCCCCCTCGTTGAAGGCAAGAAACTGATAGTGAGCGGCTGCCTCTCTAAGTCAAGGCCCTCCCTAGTTATGAGGGTGGCGCCGACAGCCAGCATGCTCTCGCCTCAAAACGTCACCAAGGTAGTTGACGTATTAAAAGCCGACAAGCAGCTCTACCTCCTTGACGGCGAGAGGGACGTTAGCGTCCTCCCAACGCCGCCAATAAGGGACGGCGTCGCCACGATTATGATATCGGAGGGGTGCCTTGAGAACTGCAGTTTCTGCGAAACAAAGATCGCCAGGAGAACGCTGAAGTCGTATTCACCTAGGGCGATAGTTGACCTTGTCAGGGAGCTTGTTAAGAGGGGTGCCAGGGAGATAAGACTTACTGGCCAGGACGCCGCCGCCTATGGGCTTGACCTGCCGGGAAGGCCGAGGCTCCCGGAGCTGATAGGGGATATACTTGACAGAGTCCCTGGCGACTACAGGCTCAGGATTGGCATGATGACGCCGAACCAGGCCATGGACCTAATAGATGACCTGCTCGAGGTTTACAGGGACGAGAGGGTCTTCAAGTTCTTCCATATACCCGTGCAGAGCGGCGACGACAGAGTGCTCAAGATAATGAACCGCAGGTACACGGTTTCAGAGTTCAAGGAGCTCCACAGAAAGGTGAAGAGCAGGTACCCCTCGTCGCTCTTTGCAACTGATATAATAGTTGGTCACCCTGGCGAGGACGAGGAGGCCTTCATGAATAGCGTGGCCCTCGTTAATGAGCTTAAGTTCGAGAGGGTTTACCTGGCCCAGTACAGCATAAGGCCAAGGACTGCATCGGCATCGATGCCTCAGATACCCGAGCCCGTTAAGAAGGAGAGAAGTCTGAGGATACAGGAGGTCATAAGGAGTGTCGGGCTCGAGATCTATGGGAAGTACGTGGGCGGCATCTACAGGGGGCTACTGGCCTCCAGGAGCTTTAGGGATGGCTACTACACCGTCAGGCTGGATAACTACTTCCCAGTCACCGTGCCAGCCACCGATGCCAGGTCGTTTGGAGATTATGTAAACGTAAAGGTATCGGAGGCCACGTATTTCGACCTAAGGGGCTTCATAGTCAGCTAA
- a CDS encoding methyltransferase yields the protein MNELRECVAVSLADANRALTALRAARLLDAWRPRKIDGELAIPVLNAEAAAGLLKSAGVVARPCRAEFEKRRRPLRLSDEDLGVSGFLVVGDIILLNYSSKLGFQTYVNAVSKLAEIYPRAKSIFLKLGTTGELRLPQLVLLYGAGETLTVVKESGLRFRVDVAKTYFNPRLSGERQRIASLVNNNERVLDMFCGVAPFSIAVASRSTATVVANDLNPYAAALAEANVALNAKLLKGRVVVLRSDARALPNVVEGRFDRIIMNNPTSSTDFLDVACKLASRQSATLHVYYLAQTQDEAIVNIVEAASRSCADVNVEFSRKVIEYSPSKSIFVADLSCKGA from the coding sequence ATGAACGAGCTGAGGGAGTGCGTTGCAGTCAGCCTAGCTGATGCCAATAGGGCTCTGACCGCTCTAAGGGCTGCCAGGCTCCTTGACGCCTGGAGACCGAGGAAGATAGACGGCGAACTTGCCATACCTGTGCTTAACGCTGAGGCAGCTGCAGGGCTGCTCAAGTCGGCTGGTGTTGTCGCAAGGCCCTGCAGGGCGGAGTTTGAAAAGCGCAGGAGGCCCCTGAGGCTCTCTGACGAGGACCTAGGAGTCTCGGGGTTTTTGGTGGTTGGCGACATAATCCTGCTGAACTACAGCTCCAAGCTAGGCTTTCAGACCTACGTAAACGCCGTCTCCAAGCTCGCTGAGATTTACCCCAGAGCGAAGTCGATCTTCCTTAAGCTGGGCACTACGGGTGAGCTGAGGCTACCTCAGCTGGTCCTGCTATACGGAGCTGGTGAAACCCTCACCGTGGTTAAGGAGTCTGGCCTGAGGTTCCGCGTAGACGTTGCAAAGACGTACTTTAACCCAAGGCTCTCCGGGGAAAGGCAAAGGATAGCCTCCCTCGTCAACAACAATGAAAGGGTCCTTGACATGTTCTGCGGCGTCGCGCCATTCTCCATAGCTGTGGCCTCCAGGAGCACGGCGACAGTAGTTGCAAATGACCTCAACCCTTACGCGGCCGCCCTTGCTGAGGCCAATGTTGCCCTTAACGCTAAGCTGCTCAAGGGGAGGGTCGTCGTGCTTAGGTCTGACGCCAGGGCATTGCCCAACGTAGTAGAGGGTAGGTTTGACAGGATAATCATGAATAATCCGACATCATCTACGGACTTCCTTGACGTGGCCTGTAAGCTTGCCTCAAGGCAGTCAGCGACTCTTCATGTCTACTACTTAGCGCAGACTCAGGATGAAGCTATCGTTAACATCGTTGAGGCCGCCTCCAGGAGCTGCGCTGACGTGAACGTGGAGTTCTCAAGAAAGGTGATAGAGTACAGCCCGTCGAAGTCCATATTTGTGGCAGACCTTAGCTGTAAAGGCGCATAA
- a CDS encoding DUF1614 domain-containing protein: protein MNQSKDKDFKRIIVTYPTHPLFLWVYLAVGMLLALLFSRLFSRLPFYLAEGPYNHEAFALASLVAALIALSPLLSFVNLVIRRLSTGVLVNELELSYVEFFGIPVPVPKVRLREMKTLLAINVGGALVPLIASVIFSYLLINSPYGSVFVLTAVIDIVVVTLVTYALSRPMPGVGIVVPAFIPPLTAAFVAIVVSGFGVPAAAAAYIGGSIGSLLGADVLRLLRSYRELTASMLSIGGAGIFDGVFMSGLLAFLLAF, encoded by the coding sequence ATGAACCAGAGCAAGGACAAAGATTTCAAGAGGATTATAGTGACCTATCCCACGCATCCGCTCTTCCTTTGGGTATACCTTGCGGTTGGCATGCTATTGGCCTTGCTTTTCTCAAGACTTTTCTCAAGGCTCCCCTTCTACCTAGCCGAGGGACCATATAACCATGAGGCCTTCGCGCTGGCGTCCCTGGTGGCCGCGCTTATAGCCTTGAGCCCCCTGCTAAGCTTTGTGAACCTGGTAATAAGGCGGCTGAGCACTGGCGTGTTAGTTAATGAACTTGAACTAAGCTATGTAGAGTTCTTCGGCATACCTGTCCCAGTACCAAAGGTCAGGCTAAGGGAAATGAAGACGCTGCTGGCGATAAACGTTGGTGGTGCCCTGGTGCCCCTGATAGCATCAGTCATATTTTCATATCTTCTTATCAACTCGCCTTACGGTAGCGTATTCGTGCTCACCGCGGTTATAGACATCGTAGTGGTAACGCTTGTAACCTACGCGCTCTCAAGGCCAATGCCGGGCGTGGGCATAGTCGTGCCAGCCTTCATACCGCCACTCACGGCGGCCTTCGTGGCTATTGTAGTGAGTGGCTTCGGCGTCCCAGCCGCCGCGGCTGCCTACATAGGGGGCTCCATAGGCAGTCTGCTGGGTGCTGACGTCTTAAGACTCCTGAGAAGCTACAGAGAGCTAACAGCAAGCATGCTAAGCATAGGTGGGGCTGGCATCTTCGACGGCGTCTTTATGAGCGGCCTGTTAGCGTTCCTCTTAGCATTTTAG
- a CDS encoding DNA-binding protein codes for MRGSSPACSATGSSSSVAVLDTGALIASLQLRLPLTCVTTPQVYDEVKDEESRSSLELSLSLHKLIIVAPSQDFLGAALREAGSADVAGRLSKADLSVLALALELAACGKEAFIATDDYSLQAAAAKAGIKVIRVRYAGIRELRGHRGAEREGS; via the coding sequence ATGAGAGGCTCTTCGCCCGCCTGCTCAGCTACTGGTAGCTCCTCGTCAGTTGCTGTGCTTGACACGGGCGCCCTGATAGCGTCACTGCAGCTTAGGCTGCCGCTTACGTGCGTGACAACGCCGCAGGTCTACGACGAGGTAAAGGATGAGGAGTCTAGGTCCTCCCTCGAGCTTTCTCTAAGCCTTCACAAGCTGATCATAGTCGCACCATCACAGGACTTTCTTGGGGCTGCCTTGAGGGAGGCAGGCTCGGCCGACGTCGCAGGCAGGTTAAGCAAGGCTGACCTCAGCGTGCTGGCGTTGGCGCTTGAGCTGGCGGCGTGCGGCAAGGAAGCATTCATTGCAACGGATGACTACTCCCTGCAGGCGGCCGCCGCTAAGGCTGGAATCAAGGTAATAAGGGTAAGGTATGCAGGGATTAGGGAGCTCAGGGGCCACCGCGGCGCTGAGCGCGAAGGATCATAG